In Phreatobacter cathodiphilus, the genomic window TGTGTGGGCCCGGCGACGGGGGCGGCCATCGGCTGGGAGCCGTGGGCGAGGGCAAGGGGCAGCATCGGCGCGGTGACGCGCTCGCCGTCGTGCATCACGACCAGCCGGCGGATGACGTTCTGCAGCTGCCGGACGTTGCCCGGCCAGGAATAGCGGGAGACGATGTCGGCCGCCGCCGCGTCGAAGCCGCGGAAGTGCCGGCCCTCTTCGGCGGAAAAGCGAGCGAGAAAGGCCTCTGCCAGGGCCAGCACGTCGTCGCCGCGCCGGCGCAGCGGCGGCAGGTGGATCGGCAGCACGCAGAGCCGGTAATAGAGGTCCTCGCGGAACCGCCCGGCGGCGACATCGGCGAGCGGGTCGCGATTCGTGGCGCAGACGAAGCGCACGTCCACCGCGCGCGTGCGCGTGTCGCCCACCCGCCGCATCTCCCCGGTCTGGATGAAGCGCAAGAGCTTCGTCTGCAGTGCGAGGTCCATCTCGCAGATCTCATCGAGGAAGAGCGTGCCGCCGTCGGCGAGCTCGGCCGCGCCGGCCCGGTCCTCCGTCGCCCCCGTGAAGGCGCCCTTCACGTGGCCGAAGATCTCGCTCTCCATCAGGTCCTTCGGGATGGCGCCGCAATTGAGGGCGACGAAACGCGTCGCCGGCCGGCCGGAGAGCGTGTGGACGGCCTGGGCCGTCACTTCCTTGCCGGTTCCGCTCTCGCCGGTGACGAAGACCGGGGCGCGGGACGGGCCGATGCGGCGGATCTGCTCGTAGATCTCGGTCATCGCCGGGGATGTGCCGATGAACCCCTGAAAATCGGCGCTGTCCCGGCGGCCGGGGGCGGCGGGGCGGGCGGCCGGGCGGTCGGCCTCCATCAGCTTGCCGACGCGGCGGAGGAGATCGGTGGCCGACAGC contains:
- a CDS encoding sigma-54-dependent transcriptional regulator, whose amino-acid sequence is MSRRVRRLVLIIDADPAFRRLAVQALSTEADCREAASVEDGLEILDRRDPDLIVACLDGGAAAGAETIESLRFAGYEGPILATSARVSLGSAVEAMRAGASDVAGKPLSATDLLRRVGKLMEADRPAARPAAPGRRDSADFQGFIGTSPAMTEIYEQIRRIGPSRAPVFVTGESGTGKEVTAQAVHTLSGRPATRFVALNCGAIPKDLMESEIFGHVKGAFTGATEDRAGAAELADGGTLFLDEICEMDLALQTKLLRFIQTGEMRRVGDTRTRAVDVRFVCATNRDPLADVAAGRFREDLYYRLCVLPIHLPPLRRRGDDVLALAEAFLARFSAEEGRHFRGFDAAAADIVSRYSWPGNVRQLQNVIRRLVVMHDGERVTAPMLPLALAHGSQPMAAPVAGPTHVAGSPPMVEPFWVQERRIIEEALAAFDGNLSRAAAALEISPSTIYRKRESWAREGLLQAG